One Sphingomonas sp. LHG3406-1 genomic window carries:
- a CDS encoding deoxyribodipyrimidine photo-lyase, which yields MSRPQLVWFRQDLRIADQPALRAAAERGPVVGLYVLDDETPGPWKLGGASRWWLHHSLAALARDLEALGTRLILRRGRSSRVVREVAREMGACGIHATRHYEPWWREAECEAGDFVILHEGDVLAEPRTIRTGSGSPFKIFGPFYRALEQRLPPQEPLPAPSKVDAPERFPASDRLEDLHLLPTRPNWATGFDIWEPGAAGANKHLQRFAAEAEHYAARRDLLAEVGTSQLSTHLHFGEISPRQVWYGVGGAGGDKFRRELAWRDFSRHVILADSRVGEAEQRPLGLAYRSGPAADRDFTAWSRGHTGFPLVDAGMRQLWETGWMHNRARLVTASFLVKHLLVDWRRGARWFWDTLTDADYANNSQNWQWIAGTGFDSQPYYRIMAPLAQSEKFAAAAYIRSWVPELAHLSDADIHDPWGRGVAPADYARPLVEHREGRERALAAFKARVAT from the coding sequence ATGAGCCGCCCGCAACTCGTCTGGTTCCGTCAGGACCTGCGCATCGCCGACCAGCCCGCCCTCCGTGCCGCGGCGGAGCGTGGTCCGGTCGTCGGCCTCTATGTCCTCGACGACGAGACTCCGGGCCCGTGGAAGCTCGGCGGCGCCTCGCGCTGGTGGCTCCACCACAGCCTCGCCGCGCTCGCCCGCGACCTCGAGGCGCTCGGCACCCGCCTCATCCTCCGCCGCGGCCGCTCATCCAGGGTGGTTCGCGAGGTCGCCAGGGAGATGGGTGCGTGCGGCATCCACGCCACCCGCCACTACGAGCCATGGTGGCGCGAGGCGGAGTGCGAGGCGGGCGATTTCGTCATCCTCCACGAAGGCGACGTGCTGGCCGAGCCGCGCACCATCCGCACCGGCAGCGGCAGCCCGTTCAAGATCTTCGGCCCCTTTTACCGCGCTCTCGAACAGCGCCTCCCGCCGCAGGAGCCGCTGCCGGCACCGAGCAAGGTCGATGCGCCCGAACGTTTCCCCGCCAGTGACCGACTGGAGGACCTGCACCTCCTTCCGACCCGCCCCAACTGGGCGACCGGATTCGACATCTGGGAGCCCGGCGCTGCCGGCGCGAACAAGCACCTCCAGCGCTTCGCCGCGGAGGCCGAACATTATGCCGCCCGTCGCGACCTTCTGGCCGAGGTCGGCACCAGCCAGCTCTCCACCCACCTCCACTTCGGCGAGATCAGCCCGCGCCAGGTCTGGTACGGGGTCGGCGGGGCAGGGGGCGACAAGTTCCGGCGCGAACTCGCATGGCGCGACTTCAGCCGCCACGTCATCCTCGCCGATTCCAGGGTCGGAGAGGCGGAGCAGCGCCCGCTCGGCCTCGCCTATCGCTCCGGCCCGGCCGCCGACCGCGACTTCACCGCCTGGTCTAGGGGGCACACCGGCTTTCCCCTCGTCGATGCCGGCATGCGCCAGTTGTGGGAGACCGGCTGGATGCACAATCGCGCCCGGCTCGTCACCGCCAGCTTCCTGGTCAAGCATCTGCTGGTCGACTGGCGCCGCGGCGCCCGATGGTTCTGGGACACGCTGACCGACGCCGATTACGCCAACAACAGCCAGAACTGGCAGTGGATCGCCGGCACCGGCTTCGACAGCCAGCCCTACTACCGCATCATGGCGCCGCTCGCGCAGAGCGAGAAATTCGCCGCCGCCGCCTACATCCGCAGCTGGGTGCCGGAACTTGCGCATCTCTCGGACGCCGACATCCACGATCCATGGGGCAGGGGCGTCGCGCCGGCCGACTATGCCAGGCCGTTGGTTGAGCATCGCGAGGGCCGGGAGCGGGCGCTGGCGGCATTCAAGGCGCGCGTGGCGACCTAA
- a CDS encoding cyclopropane-fatty-acyl-phospholipid synthase family protein — translation MTGAGLPGRLAAPAFAHLLDQLHERLREGGIHATLPDGSHRAIGFHAPGPEPVVQLNSWLALVRLATSGSVGWYKAWAKGEWSSPDPVPLFDLFMRNAISLAGTARAKGPFRLLNWLAHQWRDNAPHQARRNIAAHYDLGNDFYSAWLDEGMNYSSALFSPLSPAGEVGGGPIPTIHRDIPSAFPSREREGDLAAAQSAKIDAILDRLALAPGDRLLEIGCGWGSLALAAARRGATVTGLTLSTEQKAWAERRIAEEGLAERITILLEDYRDHRGTYDAVASVEMVEAVGQRWWPAYLAAIASALKPGGRAALQYISIRPELFDAYAASADFIQTYIFPGGLLLNEPRFRALAEERGLAWNDPHAFGEDYATTLKLWRSRYDAAVEAGRLSGFSPQFHNLWRYYLMYCEGGFRGRGIDVAQVTLVKG, via the coding sequence ATGACCGGCGCCGGCCTTCCCGGCCGCCTCGCCGCCCCCGCCTTCGCGCACCTGCTCGACCAGTTGCACGAGCGCCTGCGCGAAGGCGGCATCCACGCCACGCTGCCCGACGGCTCCCACCGGGCAATCGGCTTCCATGCGCCGGGCCCCGAACCGGTCGTTCAACTCAACAGCTGGCTTGCCCTCGTCCGTCTCGCGACCAGCGGCAGCGTCGGCTGGTACAAGGCCTGGGCGAAAGGCGAATGGTCCTCGCCCGATCCCGTCCCCCTGTTTGACCTCTTCATGCGCAACGCCATTAGCCTCGCCGGCACCGCCCGCGCCAAGGGGCCGTTCCGCTTGCTCAACTGGCTGGCCCACCAGTGGCGCGACAACGCGCCCCACCAGGCCCGCCGCAACATCGCCGCCCACTACGATCTTGGCAACGACTTCTACTCGGCCTGGCTCGACGAGGGGATGAACTACAGTTCGGCGCTCTTCTCTCCACTTTCGCCTGCGGGAGAGGTTGGGGGAGGGCCCATCCCGACCATCCACCGCGACATTCCCTCGGCCTTCCCCTCCCGCGAGCGGGAAGGGGACCTTGCTGCCGCCCAATCCGCCAAGATCGACGCCATCCTCGACCGGCTTGCGCTCGCCCCCGGCGACCGGCTGCTGGAGATCGGCTGCGGCTGGGGCAGCCTGGCCCTCGCCGCCGCCCGCCGCGGCGCGACCGTCACCGGCCTTACCCTCTCGACCGAACAGAAGGCCTGGGCCGAGCGCCGCATCGCTGAGGAAGGCCTCGCCGAGCGCATCACCATCCTTCTCGAGGACTATCGCGACCACCGCGGCACCTATGACGCGGTCGCCTCGGTCGAGATGGTCGAAGCCGTCGGCCAGCGCTGGTGGCCTGCCTATCTGGCCGCCATCGCCAGCGCGCTGAAGCCCGGCGGCCGCGCCGCGCTCCAGTATATCTCGATCCGCCCCGAGCTGTTCGACGCCTATGCGGCGAGCGCCGACTTCATCCAGACCTATATCTTTCCCGGCGGCCTGCTGCTGAACGAACCCCGCTTCCGCGCCCTGGCCGAAGAAAGGGGCCTCGCCTGGAACGATCCCCATGCCTTCGGCGAGGATTATGCGACCACGCTCAAGCTCTGGCGGTCACGCTACGACGCCGCCGTCGAAGCTGGCCGGCTGTCGGGGTTCAGCCCGCAATTCCACAACTTGTGGCGCTATTATCTCATGTATTGTGAAGGCGGATTCCGCGGGCGCGGGATCGATGTCGCGCAGGTCACCCTGGTGAAGGGCTAG
- a CDS encoding SDR family NAD(P)-dependent oxidoreductase, translating into MSKLQGRLALVTGASRGIGAAIAEALAREGAHVILTARTAAGLEQVEERIHAAGGTATIAPIDLTKAEDIGKLASAIAGRWEKLDLLVLNAATLGTLTPVEHIDVKEYARLINLNLLAPQALLAAFDPMLRASDRAEVVALTSSVGATPRAFWGAYGSSKAALETLLGAYADETAHTDRLRVTILDPGATRTQMRAKAFPGEDPAEVKAPEAVAERLVALLGEERASGAKVRVEA; encoded by the coding sequence ATGAGCAAGTTGCAAGGCCGCCTCGCCCTCGTCACCGGAGCCAGCCGCGGGATCGGTGCCGCCATCGCCGAGGCGCTGGCGCGCGAGGGGGCGCATGTGATCCTCACGGCGCGGACGGCAGCCGGGCTGGAGCAGGTCGAGGAGCGCATCCACGCCGCCGGCGGGACCGCGACCATCGCTCCCATCGACCTCACCAAGGCCGAGGACATCGGCAAGCTGGCGTCGGCCATCGCAGGCCGGTGGGAGAAGCTGGACCTGCTGGTGCTGAACGCTGCGACGCTCGGCACGCTGACGCCGGTCGAGCATATCGACGTCAAGGAATATGCGCGGTTGATCAACCTCAACCTGCTTGCGCCGCAGGCCCTGCTGGCGGCGTTCGATCCGATGCTGCGCGCGTCGGACAGGGCCGAGGTGGTGGCGCTGACCAGCAGCGTCGGGGCGACCCCGCGGGCCTTCTGGGGCGCCTATGGCTCGTCCAAGGCGGCGCTGGAGACCTTGCTTGGCGCCTATGCGGACGAGACGGCGCATACGGACCGGCTTCGCGTCACCATCCTCGATCCGGGCGCGACGCGGACGCAGATGCGGGCCAAGGCCTTCCCGGGCGAGGATCCGGCCGAGGTGAAGGCGCCGGAGGCGGTCGCCGAGCGGCTGGTCGCGCTGCTCGGCGAGGAACGGGCGAGCGGGGCGAAGGTGCGGGTGGAGGCCTAG
- the rmuC gene encoding DNA recombination protein RmuC has translation MVALLVGVVAVAAVLLGWFLGSRPAAGLRGEVDGLRAQVQESERALAVASEQARRLPQTEESLREVTEQRDVARQSIARLEPEAQRLLLVEDQLATITKERDEALLLREKLEAEARNFEARLTELREAKEALSAQFSEIGNKLLTEAQKQFLDRADQRFRQSQEQSGQSLKALLQPVHERLERYETTVQKVEAERRDAFGLLAGQIDAMRTGTERVSAEAAKLVNALRNAPKARGRWGEQQLRNVLESCGLSEHCDFATEVSVETEEGARLRPDAIVRVPGGQSLVIDAKVSLNSYQDAFGAVDESDRSLHLAAHAAAIRNHVNALGNKAYWAQFADAPDYVVMFIPGEHFLTAALEQEPALWDFAFEKRVLLATPTNLIAIARTVAAVWRQEKLAKEARQIGELGKELYDRLAKAAQDLKKVGSGLTSAVNNYNSFVSSFESRSLVTARKFRDLNIEPGAREIEVIPPVEALPRYNSDDESPAIAAE, from the coding sequence ATGGTGGCATTGCTGGTGGGCGTGGTGGCGGTCGCCGCGGTCCTGCTCGGCTGGTTCCTCGGCTCGCGCCCGGCGGCCGGCCTGCGCGGAGAAGTCGATGGGCTGCGCGCTCAGGTACAGGAAAGCGAACGCGCGCTGGCGGTGGCGTCCGAGCAGGCCCGCCGCCTTCCGCAGACGGAGGAGAGCCTTCGCGAAGTCACCGAGCAGCGCGACGTCGCCCGCCAGTCTATCGCTCGGCTGGAGCCTGAGGCGCAGCGTCTCCTCCTTGTCGAGGACCAGCTCGCCACCATCACGAAAGAGCGCGACGAGGCGCTGCTGTTGCGTGAGAAGCTCGAGGCCGAAGCCCGCAACTTCGAAGCTCGTCTGACCGAACTTCGCGAGGCCAAGGAGGCCCTTTCGGCCCAGTTCAGCGAGATTGGCAACAAGCTCCTCACCGAAGCCCAGAAGCAGTTCCTGGACCGGGCAGACCAGCGCTTCCGCCAGTCGCAGGAGCAGAGCGGGCAGAGCCTCAAGGCGCTGCTCCAGCCCGTCCACGAGCGGCTCGAACGCTATGAGACCACCGTCCAGAAGGTGGAGGCCGAGCGGCGCGATGCCTTCGGTCTCCTTGCCGGCCAGATCGATGCCATGCGCACTGGAACGGAGCGCGTGTCGGCCGAGGCCGCCAAGCTGGTCAACGCCCTGCGCAACGCACCCAAGGCGCGCGGACGGTGGGGCGAGCAGCAGCTTCGCAACGTGCTCGAGAGCTGCGGCCTTTCGGAGCATTGCGACTTCGCCACAGAGGTCAGCGTCGAAACCGAGGAAGGTGCCCGGCTTCGGCCCGACGCCATCGTCCGCGTTCCCGGTGGGCAGAGCCTCGTCATCGATGCCAAGGTGTCGCTCAACAGCTACCAGGATGCGTTCGGGGCCGTGGATGAGAGCGACCGTTCGCTCCATCTCGCTGCTCATGCGGCCGCCATCCGCAACCATGTGAACGCGCTTGGCAACAAGGCCTATTGGGCGCAGTTCGCTGACGCCCCTGACTATGTCGTGATGTTCATCCCCGGTGAGCATTTCCTCACCGCCGCGCTGGAGCAGGAGCCGGCCCTCTGGGACTTCGCCTTCGAAAAGAGAGTGTTGCTCGCCACTCCGACCAACCTCATCGCCATCGCCCGCACGGTGGCGGCCGTGTGGCGGCAAGAGAAGCTCGCCAAGGAGGCCCGCCAGATCGGCGAGCTCGGCAAAGAACTCTACGATCGGCTGGCCAAGGCCGCGCAGGACCTCAAGAAGGTCGGCTCCGGGCTCACCAGCGCCGTCAACAATTACAACAGCTTCGTCTCAAGCTTTGAGAGCCGCTCGCTGGTCACGGCACGCAAGTTCCGCGACCTCAACATCGAGCCGGGCGCCCGCGAGATCGAAGTAATCCCGCCGGTGGAGGCTCTGCCGCGCTACAACAGCGACGACGAGTCACCCGCAATCGCGGCCGAATGA
- a CDS encoding META domain-containing protein, which translates to MRLMPLAALALLAGCATVPPAGPPAMPGSTYKAVGTEPFWALELNGRDMVFSEANAPGMRIVEPQPQPIHGFAGDIYQGRRINLNIVRGQRCSDGMSDRVYADKVQVRVDGRSFEGCGGETPAMGSIEGDWSVLAVSRQIVSSDSHRLSFGGGRLSGQFGCNRMSGPYRVEGQTLIAGPVVATRMACPDMRAETAASQILAMPMRMAWTERGDLVLENEAGEIRLSR; encoded by the coding sequence ATGCGCCTGATGCCTCTTGCCGCGCTGGCCCTGCTCGCCGGCTGTGCCACCGTTCCGCCGGCGGGTCCGCCGGCCATGCCCGGTTCGACCTACAAGGCGGTCGGGACCGAGCCTTTCTGGGCGCTCGAGCTCAATGGCCGCGACATGGTGTTCAGCGAAGCCAATGCGCCGGGCATGCGGATCGTCGAGCCGCAGCCGCAGCCGATCCACGGTTTCGCCGGCGACATCTACCAGGGGCGGCGGATCAACCTCAACATCGTCCGCGGGCAACGCTGCAGCGACGGGATGAGCGACCGGGTCTACGCGGACAAGGTGCAGGTGCGGGTGGACGGGCGGAGTTTCGAGGGCTGCGGCGGGGAGACTCCGGCGATGGGAAGCATCGAAGGTGACTGGTCGGTGCTGGCGGTGTCGCGTCAGATCGTTTCCAGCGACAGTCATCGACTGAGCTTCGGCGGGGGACGGCTGAGCGGTCAGTTCGGTTGCAACCGGATGAGCGGCCCCTACCGGGTCGAGGGCCAGACCCTGATCGCCGGCCCTGTTGTCGCGACTCGGATGGCCTGCCCGGACATGCGGGCCGAGACGGCCGCCAGCCAGATCCTGGCAATGCCGATGCGCATGGCCTGGACGGAGCGCGGCGATCTCGTGCTGGAGAACGAGGCCGGGGAGATCAGGCTTTCGCGCTGA
- a CDS encoding META domain-containing protein produces the protein MTRPMLLLPLLLAACASGPVPLPPPDADVRPVVQKDNLDGRWTIAALNGRAISGMSVEFTGPSMRVALACNGGAATITRNGDKLFLQQLALTERGCEPERMQVDEQAAAVLRQPMTMELTPPDRLRLINAGGIIDLVRNEGAK, from the coding sequence ATGACCCGTCCGATGCTCCTCCTGCCATTGCTGCTCGCCGCCTGCGCAAGCGGTCCCGTGCCCCTGCCCCCGCCCGATGCCGACGTGCGGCCGGTCGTCCAGAAGGACAATCTCGATGGCCGCTGGACCATCGCCGCGCTGAACGGGCGGGCGATAAGTGGCATGTCGGTGGAGTTCACGGGGCCGAGCATGCGGGTCGCCCTCGCCTGCAACGGCGGCGCGGCAACGATCACTCGCAACGGCGACAAGCTGTTCCTGCAGCAGCTGGCGCTGACCGAACGGGGCTGCGAGCCCGAGCGGATGCAGGTCGACGAGCAGGCGGCCGCGGTGCTGCGCCAGCCGATGACGATGGAATTGACCCCACCCGATCGCTTGCGGCTGATCAACGCAGGCGGCATCATCGATCTCGTCCGCAACGAGGGAGCGAAATGA
- a CDS encoding RNA methyltransferase: protein MPRHITSFSNDTVKRLRSLREKKARRVEGLFLAEGLRIMAEARDAGVLPEIVACAEGDIHPLAAEIVAQAEAAGAEAITVPDEILAKMSGKDNPPLLLGAYRQPRLGLADLDRTSAPLWFVAERLRDPGNIGTILRTGDAVGAGGLILVDDSADPFSVEAARASMGAIFTQRIVQVPWATFLPWLREGPGQLVGTSLQTTHDYIGPAYEQPCFLLIGNEQAGLPEAYEAECDLLVKIPMHGKADSLNAAIAAAVMAFQVRASWR, encoded by the coding sequence ATGCCCCGCCACATCACCTCCTTTTCCAACGATACCGTCAAGCGCCTGCGCTCGCTGCGCGAGAAGAAGGCGCGGCGGGTGGAAGGCCTGTTCCTGGCCGAGGGACTGAGGATCATGGCCGAGGCGCGGGACGCGGGCGTGCTGCCCGAGATCGTCGCCTGCGCCGAGGGTGACATCCACCCGCTGGCGGCCGAGATCGTGGCGCAGGCAGAGGCCGCGGGGGCCGAGGCGATCACGGTGCCGGACGAGATCCTCGCCAAGATGAGCGGCAAGGACAATCCGCCCCTGCTGCTCGGTGCCTACCGCCAGCCGCGGCTGGGGCTGGCCGACCTCGACCGCACGTCGGCGCCGCTGTGGTTCGTCGCCGAGCGGCTGCGCGATCCGGGCAATATCGGGACGATCCTCAGGACGGGCGACGCGGTCGGGGCCGGCGGGCTTATCCTGGTCGACGACAGCGCCGATCCCTTCAGTGTCGAGGCGGCGCGGGCGTCGATGGGGGCGATCTTCACCCAGAGGATAGTGCAGGTGCCGTGGGCGACCTTTCTGCCCTGGCTGCGGGAAGGGCCGGGACAATTGGTCGGGACCAGCCTGCAGACGACCCACGACTATATCGGTCCGGCCTACGAGCAGCCCTGCTTCCTGCTGATCGGCAACGAGCAGGCGGGGCTTCCCGAAGCCTATGAGGCCGAGTGCGACCTCCTCGTGAAGATCCCGATGCACGGCAAGGCGGACAGCCTCAATGCGGCGATCGCGGCCGCGGTCATGGCCTTCCAGGTCCGGGCGAGCTGGCGCTAG
- a CDS encoding HPr family phosphocarrier protein → MNAAVTRTVRIENKRGLHARASAKFVTLASQLSIPVEVAKDGNRVCGTSIMGLMMLGAARGDSIEISASGDGADDAVAQLSRLVEDKFGEE, encoded by the coding sequence TTGAACGCCGCTGTCACGCGCACCGTCCGGATCGAGAACAAGCGGGGGCTGCATGCCCGCGCCAGCGCCAAGTTCGTGACGCTCGCCAGCCAGCTGTCCATTCCGGTCGAGGTCGCCAAGGATGGCAACCGCGTGTGCGGGACATCGATCATGGGGCTGATGATGCTCGGCGCCGCCCGCGGCGATTCGATCGAGATCAGCGCGTCGGGCGACGGGGCCGACGACGCGGTGGCGCAGCTCAGCCGGCTGGTCGAGGACAAGTTCGGGGAGGAGTGA
- a CDS encoding PTS sugar transporter subunit IIA — MIGLVLVTHGRLAAEFIVAMEHVVGPQEAIAGICIGPDDDMEARRKDIAEAIARVDSGEGVIILTDLFGGTPSNLAISLMKSGDIEVIAGVNLPMLIRLEGARKSMNVRAAVAAAREAGRKYISVASEILGEAAA, encoded by the coding sequence ATGATCGGATTAGTGCTGGTGACCCACGGCCGCCTTGCGGCCGAGTTCATCGTCGCCATGGAGCATGTCGTCGGGCCGCAGGAGGCGATAGCCGGCATCTGCATCGGGCCGGACGACGACATGGAGGCGCGCCGCAAGGACATTGCCGAGGCGATCGCCCGCGTCGATTCGGGCGAGGGTGTCATCATCCTGACCGACCTGTTCGGCGGCACGCCCTCCAACCTCGCCATCAGTCTGATGAAGTCGGGCGACATCGAGGTGATCGCGGGCGTCAACCTGCCGATGCTGATCCGCCTCGAAGGCGCCCGCAAGTCGATGAACGTGCGCGCCGCCGTCGCCGCGGCGCGGGAGGCCGGGCGGAAGTATATCTCGGTCGCCTCCGAAATCCTCGGCGAGGCGGCCGCTTGA
- the rapZ gene encoding RNase adapter RapZ: protein MPRLLLVTGMSGAGKSSVLDALEDMGWDTVDNLPTSLLHDFVHGADRARRQAHVAVGMDARSRGFDPQALPSLLRSIPGVRPEILYLDATGAELIRRYGETRRRHPLSPDRPAEDGIARERDLTVALRLAADSVLDTTDLKPADLRDELRRRYGDEGDELVVTIASFGFARGISRTADLVFDLRFLPNPHWVDELRPLTGADAPVADFVARQDGWDEFMGRTEELLAFLLPRYWEAGKAYVGIAFGCTGGRHRSVAAAIAMGERLRHRGFSPNIRHRDLALGPDDSLEQGVERNEGPRDR, encoded by the coding sequence GTGCCGCGCCTGCTGCTGGTGACCGGCATGTCGGGGGCCGGCAAGTCGTCCGTCCTCGACGCGCTGGAGGACATGGGCTGGGACACGGTCGACAACCTTCCGACCAGCCTGCTCCACGACTTCGTCCACGGCGCGGATCGCGCCCGGCGCCAGGCCCATGTCGCGGTGGGCATGGATGCACGCAGCCGCGGCTTCGATCCCCAGGCACTCCCTTCCTTGCTGCGCTCGATTCCCGGCGTCAGGCCGGAGATCCTCTACCTCGACGCCACCGGCGCGGAGCTGATCCGCCGCTATGGCGAAACGCGGCGGCGACATCCGCTCAGCCCGGACCGGCCGGCCGAGGACGGGATTGCGCGCGAGCGGGACCTCACCGTCGCGCTTCGCCTTGCGGCAGATTCGGTTCTCGACACGACCGACCTCAAGCCCGCCGACCTGCGCGACGAGCTTCGCCGCCGCTATGGCGACGAGGGCGACGAACTGGTCGTGACCATCGCCAGCTTCGGCTTCGCCCGCGGGATCAGCCGGACCGCCGACCTGGTCTTCGACCTGCGCTTCCTGCCCAATCCGCACTGGGTCGACGAGCTTCGGCCGCTGACCGGGGCCGATGCGCCCGTTGCCGACTTCGTCGCCCGGCAGGATGGCTGGGACGAGTTCATGGGGCGCACCGAAGAGCTGCTCGCCTTCCTGCTTCCGCGCTACTGGGAAGCCGGCAAGGCCTATGTCGGCATCGCCTTCGGCTGCACCGGCGGGCGGCACCGTTCGGTGGCCGCGGCGATCGCCATGGGCGAGCGGTTGCGTCACCGCGGCTTTTCGCCGAATATCCGTCATCGAGACCTTGCGCTCGGCCCCGACGATTCCCTCGAGCAGGGCGTGGAGCGCAACGAAGGACCAAGAGACCGCTAG
- a CDS encoding HPr kinase/phosphorylase → MTIRLSSETLHASAVAIEGRAVLIAGISGSGKSDLALRLIDRGFTLVADDQTIVQKRGERLFASAPASIRGKLEIRGLGIVDMPVTEDVPVALVVELTSDIQRLPDDSRERFICGLPVPLISVDALTASAPSKVALALDRFGLK, encoded by the coding sequence ATGACCATCCGGCTTTCCAGCGAGACGCTGCACGCGAGTGCGGTTGCCATCGAGGGCCGGGCCGTGCTGATCGCCGGCATCTCGGGGTCGGGCAAATCCGACCTTGCGCTGCGATTGATCGATCGCGGCTTCACCCTCGTCGCCGACGACCAGACGATCGTCCAGAAGCGCGGCGAACGCCTGTTCGCGAGCGCACCCGCCTCCATCCGCGGCAAGCTCGAGATCCGCGGGCTCGGAATCGTCGACATGCCGGTAACCGAGGACGTTCCGGTGGCGCTGGTGGTCGAACTCACCAGCGACATCCAGCGCCTGCCGGACGATTCGCGCGAGCGCTTCATCTGCGGACTTCCCGTGCCGCTGATCAGCGTCGATGCGCTGACCGCGTCTGCGCCGTCGAAGGTCGCACTCGCGCTCGATCGCTTCGGCCTCAAGTGA
- a CDS encoding HAMP domain-containing sensor histidine kinase: protein MADPSSRARRVKALPWRLSHRILGVNVIILLVLALALLFLDSFRNQLRDERQMQTRHLADLAASAVARIPAEDVPLLLAETGSTSRSRVRLYGPDGGLIHDSWRGSEPTYRLRDPATQAWTKEIARTLDRAFNFAVGERSPPDFAEPAVDRRQSWPEAEAAFGSGRTQVEVRNAPDLTPVLSAASRTSDGRVVLVTANDRNFTRTIRQERSKLALGLLAAALLSLLLSLFLARTIARPLHRLALAAHRVRLGRSREVRVPRFAKRKDEIGLLARAVSDMSQALRLRIDNIEAFAADVTHELKNPLASLRSAVDGLERIEDPKLRAQLLDVVRRDVLRLDRLIGDIGEAARTDAELARAAFEPVDLGLLVGQICEGWEQRRLTGDVRIAFARPRAASAIVMGEPARLARAIDNIIDNAISFSPAGALVEVAVALVGNKVLIRIDDEGPGVPSHVREAIFNRFVSVRPEGGDFGRHSGLGLAIARAIVKGHDGEIDVADRDDAPSGARFTIRLPAAPVEGEAE, encoded by the coding sequence ATGGCTGACCCTTCTTCCCGCGCCCGGCGGGTCAAGGCCCTGCCGTGGCGGCTGTCGCACCGCATCCTGGGCGTCAATGTCATCATCCTGCTGGTGCTGGCGCTGGCGCTCCTGTTCCTCGACAGCTTCCGCAATCAGCTTCGCGACGAGCGGCAGATGCAGACCCGCCACCTGGCCGACCTCGCCGCGTCGGCCGTTGCGAGGATACCGGCGGAGGACGTTCCGCTCCTGCTTGCGGAAACGGGTTCGACCAGCCGCTCCCGGGTCCGCCTCTACGGGCCCGACGGCGGACTCATCCACGACAGCTGGCGCGGGAGCGAGCCGACCTACCGGCTGCGCGATCCCGCGACCCAGGCCTGGACCAAGGAAATTGCGCGGACGCTGGACCGCGCCTTCAACTTCGCCGTCGGCGAGCGAAGCCCACCCGATTTCGCCGAGCCCGCGGTCGATCGCCGCCAGTCCTGGCCCGAGGCAGAGGCGGCCTTTGGCAGCGGCCGGACCCAGGTCGAGGTCCGCAACGCGCCCGACCTCACGCCCGTGCTGTCCGCCGCAAGTCGGACCTCTGACGGCCGGGTGGTGCTGGTCACGGCGAACGACCGCAACTTCACCCGCACCATCCGCCAGGAGCGAAGCAAGCTGGCGCTCGGACTGCTCGCCGCCGCCCTTCTCTCGCTGCTTCTGTCCCTGTTTCTCGCCCGGACCATCGCGCGGCCGCTTCACCGGCTTGCACTTGCGGCCCACCGGGTGCGCCTTGGCCGCTCGCGCGAGGTGCGGGTGCCGCGCTTCGCCAAGCGGAAGGACGAGATCGGACTGCTCGCCCGAGCCGTCAGCGACATGAGCCAGGCACTTCGCCTGCGCATCGACAATATCGAGGCCTTCGCCGCCGACGTCACCCATGAGCTCAAGAACCCGCTCGCCTCGCTGCGCAGCGCGGTCGATGGACTTGAGCGGATCGAGGATCCCAAGCTTCGCGCCCAGCTGCTCGACGTGGTCCGGCGGGACGTGCTCCGGCTCGACCGGCTGATCGGCGACATCGGCGAGGCGGCACGGACCGATGCCGAGCTTGCCCGCGCCGCCTTCGAGCCGGTCGACCTCGGCCTGCTCGTAGGACAGATCTGCGAAGGCTGGGAGCAGCGCCGCCTGACCGGCGACGTCCGAATCGCCTTCGCCCGGCCACGCGCCGCCTCGGCAATCGTGATGGGCGAACCGGCCCGTCTCGCCCGCGCCATCGACAATATCATCGATAATGCGATCAGCTTTTCTCCCGCCGGCGCGCTCGTCGAAGTGGCGGTGGCGCTGGTCGGGAACAAGGTGCTGATCCGAATCGACGACGAAGGCCCGGGTGTTCCGTCGCACGTCCGTGAAGCCATCTTTAACCGCTTCGTTTCAGTAAGGCCCGAGGGGGGCGATTTCGGTCGCCACTCGGGACTCGGCCTTGCGATCGCGCGTGCGATCGTGAAGGGCCATGACGGGGAGATTGACGTGGCCGACCGCGACGACGCGCCTTCGGGCGCCCGCTTCACCATCCGCCTGCCGGCAGCGCCGGTCGAGGGAGAAGCGGAATGA